A window of Microcoleus sp. bin38.metabat.b11b12b14.051 genomic DNA:
GCAATCTAACAGCAACTGATACAGTTGATTGCGGTCTTGCAAAAGATTGGTGCGGTGCGGTATTACTGTCATGAAATCGAGAATAGCAGATTTGTCAGAAAGAGTGCGGTTTTGTCCCGCTATAATCCCTATTTCGATCTAAGCACGCTGCGGCACATCGCCAAACATGACGTTTAGAGTTTCCCCACAGTTTGGGCGCGCTGCGGGCAGAAAACAGACGATTCTCTTCTGCAATATCTGCCAACGCGCGATCGCCCGAAACATTTAGACATAAAACTTTAAGATTGAGAGGGCGAATTTCGGTAAAAGGCGATCGACCCCGCAGGGGTTTACCGGCGGGCATTCGCGGGCGCGCCAGAGGCTGCAAAGGCTATCCACGGATGCCGGAGGCCCACTCAAATCGAGACAGAGCAGACATTCTTCACCAATAAAATTGTAAAATTACTGAGCTGCTATCAATTGCATCAATTTTGTGTAATGACAACAAAGATAATTGAGTCTTCAAATAGTAAATTGTGGCTGGCGGCAATCAAGCCGCCAATGTACAGCGTTGCGGTGATTCCTATTTCAGTAGGAACTGCCATTGCTTTTGCCGAAACTCAAACGATTAATTCGTCAATTTTTTCGATTTTTTTAATGTCAGCCATTTTAATTATAGCATGGCTGAATCTCACGAATGATGTATTTGACTCGGAAACAGGGATAGATAAAAATAAAGCACATTCTTTGGTGAACTTAACCGGAAACAAAGCTTTAATTTTCTGGTTGGCTAATCTGTTTTTAGCACTGGGAGTATCGGGAATCTGCGGTATTTCATGGTGGCAAAAAGACCCAACAGTAATTTTGCTAGTAGTTTTGTGCTGCGCCCTCGGCTACACTTATCAAGGGCCGCCGTTTCGTTTGGGCTATCAAGGTTTAGGAGAAATCATCTGCTTTTTCACCTTCGGGCCGCTAGCTTTGGCTGCTGCTTATTATAGTCAAAATCAAACTTGGTCTGCTACTAATTTTGGGGCTGCGGCAATC
This region includes:
- the menA gene encoding 2-carboxy-1,4-naphthoquinone phytyltransferase, whose translation is MTTKIIESSNSKLWLAAIKPPMYSVAVIPISVGTAIAFAETQTINSSIFSIFLMSAILIIAWLNLTNDVFDSETGIDKNKAHSLVNLTGNKALIFWLANLFLALGVSGICGISWWQKDPTVILLVVLCCALGYTYQGPPFRLGYQGLGEIICFFTFGPLALAAAYYSQNQTWSATNFGAAAIVGITTSIILFCSHFHQVADDVAAGKKSPIVRLGTKKGAQLLQWLCGSIYALTVLFVLLRMFPIWTLLIFGSLFFAIDLCRHVADYHDQPTKVSNSKFIAVTLHFVSGLLLALGFVL